One Rosa chinensis cultivar Old Blush chromosome 3, RchiOBHm-V2, whole genome shotgun sequence DNA window includes the following coding sequences:
- the LOC112191813 gene encoding LOW QUALITY PROTEIN: thylakoid lumenal 19 kDa protein, chloroplastic (The sequence of the model RefSeq protein was modified relative to this genomic sequence to represent the inferred CDS: inserted 1 base in 1 codon): MATMFSTTNSNTPNTTIPSPKPPQTPPPSRTTHLPIPPSKPLLTTLTATAAAAAILTATPPSLADSPTYQIYYGTAASAANYGGYGGNSDKKTSAEYVYDVPDGWKERLVSKVEKGTNGTDSEFYNPKKKTEKEYLTYLGGFRQLAPKDVVLNNLALSDVSLQDLIASADEVTSEEKKDDKGQVYYVYEINGVAAHSLISVTCANNKLYAHFVNAPXPEWNRDNDMLKHVHESFKTVGSF, from the exons ATGGCTACCATGTTTTCCACCACGAACAGCAACACCCCAAACACCACCATCCCATCTCCCAAACCACCTCAAACTCCACCACCGTCCAGAACAACCCACCTCCCCATTCCACCCTCCAAGCCACTCTTAACTACCTTAACCGCCACCGCCGCAGCTGCCGCCATCCTGACTGCCACTCCACCCTCATTAGCAGACTCCCCAACTTACCAAATTTACTACGGCACCGCCGCCAGCGCGGCCAACTACGGCGGATACGGTGGCAACTCCGACAAGAAGACTTCCGCCGAGTATGTCTATGACGTCCCAGACGGTTGGAAAGAGCGTTTAGTATCAAAAGTCGAAAAAG GTACAAATGGAACTGACAGTGAATTCTACAACCCGAAGAAGAAGACGGAGAAAGAGTACCTGACATACCTCGGTGGGTTTCGGCAGCTAGCTCCCAAGGACGTGGTGCTGAACAATCTAGCTCTGTCAGACGTGAGCTTGCAGGACTTGATAGCCAGTGCCGATGAGGTGACGTCGGAGGAGAAGAAAGACGACAAGGGACAGGTTTACTATGTGTATGAGATCAATGGGGTTGCTGCACATAGTTTGATTTCGGTCACTTGTGCTAACAACAAGCTTTATGCTCATTTTGTCAATGCGC ACCCCGAGTGGAACCGCGACAATGATATGTTGAAGCATGTTCATGAGTCTTTCAAAACTGTTGGATCCTTTTGA
- the LOC112191814 gene encoding uncharacterized protein LOC112191814, whose translation MKEKASLLKMAHQLQVSLVPNSQTSPSLPLLQAKESIISESQSDSTTEQGSTSPKRDQDNEEEIESAWSRNEEITILGLASTQVGAAEEPSKGYDDVLAVAEDSGRERLRKHRVEVAGQVWIPDIWGQEEFLKDWADCTVFDDSLFPNGIMSARSALIEEGRRGTSCRLRIENRC comes from the coding sequence ATGAAAGAAAAAGCCAGCCTACTGAAAATGGCTCATCAGCTTCAAGTTTCTTTGGTACCCAACAGCCAAACTAGCCCTTCTCTTCCACTGCTTCAGGCCAAGGAAAGCATCATCTCTGAGTCTCAGAGTGATAGTACTACCGAGCAAGGAAGCACGTCTCCGAAGAGGGATCAAGATAATGAAGAGGAGATTGAGTCAGCTTGGTCAAGAAATGAGGAGATTACAATATTAGGTCTGGCTTCAACTCAAGTGGGTGCAGCAGAAGAACCCAGTAAAGGCTATGACGATGTCTTGGCAGTAGCAGAAGATAGTGGACGTGAGAGGTTGAGGAAGCATCGGGTTGAGGTGGCGGGTCAGGTCTGGATTCCGGATATTTGGGGCCAGGAGGAGTTTCTCAAGGACTGGGCTGATTGTACTGTTTTTGATGATTCTTTGTTTCCTAATGGGATTATGTCAGCTCGTAGTGCTTTGATTGAAGAAGGAAGGAGAGGAACTTCATGCAGATTAAGAATAGAAAACAGGTGTTGA
- the LOC112191812 gene encoding protein CIA1 codes for MEGLKEIQKLEGHTDRVWSLAWNPLSGLDGAPLKLASCSGDKTVRIWEHKPSNSWECQAVLDDPHTRTVRSCAWSPSGKLLATASFDGTTAIFQDVGDDYECVSTLEGHENEVKSVSWNASGSLLATCGRDKTVWIWEVLPGNEFECVAVLQGHTQDVKMVQWHPTMELLFSCSYDNTVKIWADDGEDDNWVCVQTLAQSNSGHSSTVWALSFNATGDKMVTCSDDLTLKIWGTDNGKMLSSDGFAPWSHLCTVAGYHDRTIFSVHWSRDNIIATGAADDAIRFFVENNECDTLVDGPSYNLLLKKEKAHDMDINSVQWSPGENRLLASAADDGTIKIWELTSVSC; via the exons ATGGAGGGTCTCAAGGAGATTCAGAAGCTGGAGGGCCACACTGATAGGGTGTGGAGCCTCGCGTGGAACCCACTCTCCGGTCTCGACGGAGCCCCCCTTAAGCTCGCTTCATGCAGCGGCGATAAGACCGTTCGTATTTGGGAACACAAACCCTCCAACTCCTGGGAATGCCAG GCAGTTCTGGATGATCCGCACACCAGGACCGTCCGATCGTGCGCTTGGTCGCCGTCCGGGAAGCTACTGGCCACTGCCAGCTTCGATGGCACCACCGCAATTTTTCAGGACGTTGGGGATGATTATGAGTGCGTTTCGACTCTAGAG GGTCATGAAAATGAAGTGAAGAGTGTGTCTTGGAATGCGTCTGGGTCTTTGCTTGCGACTTGTGGGAGAGATAAGACTGTGTGGATATGGGAGGTGTTACCCGGCAATGAGTTTGAGTGCGTTGCGGTGTTGCAAGGCCATACACAAGATGTGAAAATGGTTCAGTGGCATCCGACTATGGAGCTTTTGTTTTCGTGTAGCTATGACAACACTGTCAAG ATATGGGCAGATGATGGTGAGGATGATAATTGGGTGTGTGTGCAAACGTTAGCTCAATCTAACAG TGGTCACTCTTCTACTGTATGGGCTCTATCGTTTAATGCTACTGGAGACAAAATGGTTACCTGCAG TGATGATCTTACCCTAAAGATATGGGGAACAGACAACGGGAAGATGCTATCTTCTGATGGCTTTGCACCTTG GAGTCATCTTTGCACTGTTGCGGGTTATCATGATAGGACAATATTTTCAGTTCATTGGTCAAG GGACAATATCATTGCCACTGGAGCTGCTGATGATGCCATAAGATTCTTTGTGGAGAATAATGAGTGTGATACTTTG GTTGATGGACCTTCCTATAATTTgcttctgaagaaggagaaggcccATGACATGGATATAAATTCGGTGCAGTGGAGCCCTGGG GAGAATAGGCTCCTTGCTTCTGCAGCTGATGACGGGACGATTAAAATATGGGAGCTGACATCTGTAAGCTGCTGA
- the LOC112195431 gene encoding cytochrome b-c1 complex subunit 9, mitochondrial — translation MDSVTRRSGGGLFESLYRVVMRRNSVYVTFVIAGAFLGERAVDYGVHKLWEYNNVGKRYEDISVLGQRPVEE, via the exons ATGGATTCAGTGACTCGCAGAAGCGGTGGTGGCCTCTTCGAAAGTCTTTACAGGGTCGTCATGCGCCGCAACTCCGTCTACGTCACCTTCGTCATCGCCGGCGCCTTCCTCGGCGAGCGG GCTGTGGATTATGGAGTTCATAAGCTGTGGGAGTACAACAATGTTGGG AAACGATATGAGGACATCTCAGTTTTGGGGCAAAGGCCAGTTGAAGAGTAG